The Chitinivibrionia bacterium genome has a window encoding:
- a CDS encoding M20/M25/M40 family metallo-hydrolase — protein sequence MLDISKSLADLTADLIAINSVIGNEKEIADVLGDTLKKNGLTVERVVNSVVARLNSGKDKTIALVGHLDTVPPSHPTQTQAKIENGNVIGLGSCDMKCGIACALKILHDVKKGAINPSYNIVFVFYDGEEGPQPNGITRLLAENKLQNIDFAYILEPTCSKYSVGCLGAMNVKLEIPGISAHSANPKEGKNALSEAAKIIQKVEELDKELNKIQEINGLPFYETINITQLTTENASNIIPPKANMTINFRFSPNRTPDSAKEAVLSIIDKSWIKKIDCADACFVPDVQTDAFLKGLAEKEIMQAWTDIAQLSAAGIPAINFGASDIKLAHKPEEYVNIADLEKFYELLKRHI from the coding sequence ATGCTTGATATTTCAAAAAGCTTAGCCGATTTAACTGCCGATTTGATTGCAATAAACTCGGTAATCGGAAACGAAAAAGAAATTGCCGACGTGCTTGGCGATACCTTGAAAAAAAACGGACTTACTGTAGAACGAGTAGTAAATTCAGTGGTGGCGCGCCTCAATTCAGGCAAAGATAAAACTATCGCACTCGTCGGACATTTGGACACAGTGCCGCCAAGCCATCCAACCCAAACGCAAGCAAAAATCGAAAACGGCAACGTTATAGGACTTGGCTCCTGCGATATGAAATGCGGAATTGCCTGTGCGCTAAAAATTTTACACGACGTTAAAAAAGGCGCTATAAATCCGTCTTATAATATAGTTTTTGTATTTTATGACGGCGAAGAAGGACCGCAACCAAACGGAATTACGCGGCTTTTGGCGGAAAACAAATTACAAAATATTGATTTTGCATACATTTTGGAGCCGACTTGCTCAAAATATTCGGTTGGCTGCTTGGGAGCAATGAATGTAAAATTAGAAATTCCGGGGATTTCTGCGCATTCGGCAAATCCGAAAGAGGGAAAAAACGCGTTAAGCGAGGCAGCAAAAATCATACAAAAAGTGGAAGAACTCGACAAAGAATTAAACAAAATTCAAGAAATTAACGGTTTGCCGTTTTACGAAACAATAAACATAACACAACTTACCACCGAAAACGCCTCAAACATAATTCCACCGAAAGCAAATATGACAATAAATTTCCGATTTTCGCCAAATCGAACGCCCGACAGCGCAAAAGAAGCAGTACTTTCAATAATAGACAAAAGTTGGATAAAAAAAATTGACTGCGCAGATGCCTGCTTTGTTCCCGACGTTCAAACGGACGCTTTTTTGAAGGGCTTAGCCGAAAAAGAAATTATGCAAGCGTGGACAGACATTGCACAACTCAGTGCGGCAGGAATTCCCGCGATAAATTTCGGCGCAAGCGACATAAAACTCGCCCACAAACCTGAGGAATACGTAAATATCGCCGATTT